A genomic segment from Papilio machaon chromosome 20, ilPapMach1.1, whole genome shotgun sequence encodes:
- the LOC106712501 gene encoding odorant receptor 4-like, with product MDIPKFEEFFIQINTSYWLLGIPFGKNNIRIRFYIFLVLVFLMAIGEINFCVTNVSSKNLLELTQLAPCLSVGVLSILKIVCIALKRNKINNLVISLKDLYDNIINDNEKKNIVKDDLLFLYVLIKTYFILNMLLIMMYNFSTIFIMIYHYFKTSEVNFMLPYAILLPFTMDLWYEWILVYMYSITSGFLCVLFYTAVDILYYILTSHVCNHFKLLSFDLQNLTDGNLLGHSVKRHQYLLKLSEDLEDIFTAPNFFNVLVGSLEICALGFTLTFGGGIQLLGVILFLISVLLQMYMMCLFVETLMRKSASVGEMTYFSNWHCMDKSSKKTILLIITRSNKEKYLTAYKFSVISYKCFTKIISTSWTYFTILRTLYTESE from the exons ATGGATATACCGAAGTTCGAAGAATTTTTCATCCAGATTAATACTTCTTACTGGCTGTTGGGGATACCTTtcggaaaaaataatattcgtattagattctatatatttttggttttggtatttttaatgGCGATCGGGGAAATTAATTTCTGTGTGACTAATGTTTCTTCTAAAAATTTGCTCGAATTAACCCAATTAGCTCCGTGTCTTTCTGTTGgtgttttatcaattttgaaaatagtttGCATCGcacttaaaagaaataaaattaacaatttagtAATCTCTCTCAAAGATCTCtatgataatataattaacgataatgaaaagaaaaatattgttaaagacgatttattgtttttgtatgtcttaatcaaaacatatttcatactTAATATGCTTCTAATTATgatgtataatttttctacTATCTTCATCATGATTtaccattattttaaaacttctgAGGTCAATTTTATGTTGCCCTATGCGATATTACTACCGTTTACGATGGATTTATGGTACGAGTGGATATTAGTCTACATGTACTCTATTACATCtg gtTTTCTGtgcgttttattttacacagctgttgatatattatattacatattaacgTCACATGTCTGCAATCATTTTAAACTGCTATCGTTCGATCTTCAAAATTTAACAGACGGGAATCTATTAGGACACTCTGTGAAAAGACATCAATATCTACTCAA gtTGTCAGAAGATTTAGAAGATATTTTTACGGCAccgaatttttttaatgttttagttGGTTCTTTAGAAATATGCGCTCTGGGTTTTACTTTAACG tttggaGGTGGTATACAATTACTTGGGGTTATTCTATTCCTAATTTCGGTGCTTTTACAAATGTATATGATGTGTTTGTTTGTTGAAACTCTGATGAGAAAG AGCGCAAGCGTTGGTGAAATGACGTATTTTTCTAACTGGCATTGTATGGACAAATCTTCAAAGAAAAccattttattgataataacAAG atccaataaggaaaaatatttaacggcGTATAAATTCTCTGTTATATCATACAAATGCTTTACCAag ATTATAAGCACATCTTGgacttattttacaattttacgtaCATTATATACAGAAAGTGAATGA
- the LOC106712504 gene encoding pancreatic lipase-related protein 2, protein MKLLLFLLGFAALAAAVPISNEEKTYPRFIEFPDGDGVMHTVDLEAEPDMELLEEINRNPANNRYLLYTRRNSRVSQTLVINDANSVTSSNFNARLPTIVVVHGWLSNQLTSTNTVIRDACLKKSDVNVIVMDWRRLASSDYATAVRGVPAVGRGLGQFLTFLNRVTGAPFNTMHLVGFSLGAHVVGNAGREIGGRAARVTGLDPAGPLWNTNSNRLRPSDGVYVEAIHTDGGTAGLGIGSAVANADFFPNGGNSQPGCVTSLCNHNRACELFAATVTNNHLVGRQCSSTLQVSLNTCTGSRLNMGNDILTKSGSGLYRVNTGRSHPF, encoded by the exons ATGAAGTTATTGCTGTTTTTGCTTGGTTTTGCTG CTTTAGCAGCAGCTGTACCTATTTCAAATGAGGAAAAGACATATCCTCGGTTCATTGAATTCCCCGATGGAGACGGTGTAATGCACACGGTGGATCTGGAAGCAGAACCAGACATGGAACTTCTGGAAGAGATTAACAGAAATCCTGCCAATAACCGTTATCTTCTTTATACTAG ACGCAACTCCAGAGTTTCACAGACATTAGTTATTAACGATGCCAACTCTGTTACGTCATCGAACTTCAACGCACGCCTCCCCACCATTGTTGTCGTTCACGGTTGGCTAAGCAATCAATTAACTAGTACGAATACGGTAATAAGAGACg caTGCTTGAAGAAGAGCGATGTTAATGTGATTGTCATGGATTGGAGGCGACTAGCATCTTCTGATTATGCTACCGCGGTAAGGGGAGTGCCTGCGGTGGGCCGCGGGCTAGGACAGTTCCTGACTTTCCTCAACCGGGTGACAGGCGCACCATTCAACACAATGCACTTAGTTGGATTCAGTTTGGGTGCTCATGTTGTTGGAAACGCTGGCAGAGAAATTGGAGGAAGAGCAGCTCGTGTTACTG GATTGGACCCTGCTGGACCACTATGGAATACCAACTCAAACCGTCTGAGACCCAGTGACGGTGTTTATGTCGAAGCTATACATACTGACGGTGGAACCGCAGGTCTGGGTATTGGATCAGCTGTTGCTAATGCCGACTTCTTCCCTAATGGTGGCAACTCACAACCGGGCTGTGTAACTAGTTTGTGCAATCACAATCGTGCTTGTGAACTGTTCGCTGCGACTGTCACCAACAATCACCTTGTCGGTCGGCAATGCTCCAGCACATTACAAGTTTCTTTGAATACTTGTACTGGCTCTAGATTGAACATGGGCAACGACATTTTAACTAAATCCGG atccGGATTGTATCGCGTGAACACAGGCAGAAGTCATCCTTTCTAA
- the LOC106712500 gene encoding pancreatic lipase-related protein 2 has product MRLILLLALSFAAIAAAVPISKEEKAYPRFIEFPDGDGVMHTIDLEAEPDMELLEEINRNPANNRYLLYTRRNPKNAQVLVINNANSVTSSNFNARVPTVVIVHGWLSNQKSSLNDVIRDAYLAKSDVNIIVMEWRRLALSDYVTAVRGVPAVGRGLGQFLAFLNRAVGAPFNTMHLIGFSLGGHLVGNAGREIGGRAARITGLDPAGPLWNNNNDRLRASDGVYVEGIHTDGGTAGLGIGSACGNADFFPNGGKSQPGCVTGICDHNRSWELFAATVTYNHLVGQRCNNMNQVDSNSCTGSRLNMGNDIINKSGSGLYRVNTGRNHPY; this is encoded by the exons ATGAGGTTGATATTGTTATTGGCTCTTAGCTTTGCTG CTATCGCAGCAGCTGTACCGATTTCAAAAGAGGAAAAGGCTTATCCTCGGTTCATTGAATTCCCCGATGGTGACGGTGTAATGCATACAATAGATCTGGAAGCTGAACCAGACATGGAACTTTTAGAAGAGATTAATAGAAATCCTGCCAACAACCGATATCTTCTTTACACCAG ACGAAACCCCAAAAACGCACAAGTATTGGTAATTAATAATGCCAATTCTGTTACTTCATCGAACTTCAATGCACGTGTCCCCACTGTAGTCATCGTCCACGGCTGGCTGAGCAACCAGAAGTCAAGCTTGAATGATGTAATTAGAGACG CTTATTTGGCTAAGAGCGATGTTAATATAATCGTCATGGAATGGAGAAGACTGGCGCTTTCTGACTACGTTACCGCTGTAAGAGGAGTGCCAGCAGTGGGTCGCGGTCTCGGACAGTTCCTGGCATTCCTCAATCGTGCAGTTGGTGCTCCCTTCAACACGATGCACTTGATTGGATTCAGTTTGGGAGGGCATCTCGTTGGAAATGCTGGAAGAGAAATCGGAGGCAGAGCTGCCCGTATTACCG GTCTGGATCCCGCTGGTCCACTGTGGAACAACAATAACGACCGTCTTAGAGCCAGCGACGGTGTTTATGTTGAGGGTATACATACTGACGGAGGTACCGCAGGACTGGGTATCGGAAGTGCATGTGGTAATGCCGACTTCTTCCCTAACGGAGGAAAATCACAGCCAGGATGTGTAACTGGTATCTGTGACCACAATCGTTCTTGGGAATTATTTGCTGCGACGGTCACATACAATCATCTAGTCGGTCAGCGATGCAACAACATGAACCAAGTCGACTCTAATTCGTGCACTGGTTCAAGATTGAATATGGGAAatgatattataaacaaatctgG ATCCGGACTATATCGTGTGAACACAGGCAGAAATCATCCATACTAG
- the LOC106712505 gene encoding pancreatic lipase-related protein 2 isoform X2, with protein MRLIFLIALSFTAYVAAVPMLQEEKSYPRFIEFPDGDGVMHTVDLEAEPDWGLLEEINRNPDNNRYLLYTRRNPKNAQTLVINNANSVTSSNFNGRLPTVVVVHGWLSNQKSSLNDVIRDAYLAKSDVNVIIMEWRKLATSDYATAVKGVPAVGRGLGQFLAFLNRETGAPYNTMHLIGFSLGGHVVGNAGREIGGRAARVTGLDPAGPLWSNNSNRLRASDAVYVEGIHTDGGTAGLGIGAACGNADFFPNGGKSQPGCGTGICDHNRSWELFAATVTYNHLVGQRCSNMDQVNSNSCTGSKLNMGNDILTKSGSGLYRLSTGRKHPF; from the exons atGAGGTTGATATTTCTGATCGCTCTTAGTTTTACTG CCTACGTGGCAGCAGTGCCAATGCTACAAGAGGAAAAGTCGTATCCTCGATTCATTGAATTCCCCGATGGAGACGGTGTAATGCACACAGTGGATCTAGAAGCTGAACCCGACTGGGGACTTCTAGAAGAGATTAACAGAAACCCAGATAACAACCGTTATCTTCTTTATACCAG ACGGAATCCCAAAAACGCGCAAACATTAGTTATTAACAATGCCAATTCAGTTACGTCATCTAACTTCAATGGACGGTTACCCACCGTTGTCGTCGTCCACGGTTGGCTGAGCAACCAAAAATCTAGCTTAAATGATGTAATTCGTGATG cttACTTAGCAAAAAGTGACGTTAACGTAATCATCATGGAGTGGAGAAAACTAGCAACTTCAGACTACGCTACCGCAGTGAAGGGAGTGCCTGCAGTGGGCCGTGGGCTGGGACAGTTCCTGGCTTTCCTCAACCGTGAGACAGGAGCACCTTATAACACCATGCACTTAATTGGATTCAGTTTAGGAGGACATGTTGTCGGAAACGCTGGCAGGGAAATTGGAGGAAGAGCAGCTCGTGTTACTG GATTGGACCCAGCTGGACCTTTGTGGAGTAACAACTCAAACCGCCTAAGAGCTAGTGACGCTGTTTATGTCGAGGGTATACACACAGATGGAGGTACCGCAGGACTGGGTATCGGAGCTGCATGTGGTAATGCCGATTTCTTCCCCAACGGTGGAAAATCACAACCAGGATGTGGGACTGGTATTTGTGATCACAATCGTTCTTGGGAACTGTTCGCTGCAACTGTCACCTACAACCATCTAGTCGGTCAGCGATGCTCCAACATGGATCAAGTCAACTCTAATTCATGCACTGGTTCAAAATTGAATATGGGCAACGATATTTTAACGAAATCTGG atctGGCCTCTATCGTCTCAGTACCGGCAGAAAACATCCATTCTAA
- the LOC106712505 gene encoding pancreatic lipase-related protein 2 isoform X1 produces the protein MEKLIYSRCDVGGRNIISNLNFSAYVAAVPMLQEEKSYPRFIEFPDGDGVMHTVDLEAEPDWGLLEEINRNPDNNRYLLYTRRNPKNAQTLVINNANSVTSSNFNGRLPTVVVVHGWLSNQKSSLNDVIRDAYLAKSDVNVIIMEWRKLATSDYATAVKGVPAVGRGLGQFLAFLNRETGAPYNTMHLIGFSLGGHVVGNAGREIGGRAARVTGLDPAGPLWSNNSNRLRASDAVYVEGIHTDGGTAGLGIGAACGNADFFPNGGKSQPGCGTGICDHNRSWELFAATVTYNHLVGQRCSNMDQVNSNSCTGSKLNMGNDILTKSGSGLYRLSTGRKHPF, from the exons ATggagaaattaatttattctcgTTGTGATGTCGGTGGACGGAATATTATAAGCAATCTAAATTTTTCAGCCTACGTGGCAGCAGTGCCAATGCTACAAGAGGAAAAGTCGTATCCTCGATTCATTGAATTCCCCGATGGAGACGGTGTAATGCACACAGTGGATCTAGAAGCTGAACCCGACTGGGGACTTCTAGAAGAGATTAACAGAAACCCAGATAACAACCGTTATCTTCTTTATACCAG ACGGAATCCCAAAAACGCGCAAACATTAGTTATTAACAATGCCAATTCAGTTACGTCATCTAACTTCAATGGACGGTTACCCACCGTTGTCGTCGTCCACGGTTGGCTGAGCAACCAAAAATCTAGCTTAAATGATGTAATTCGTGATG cttACTTAGCAAAAAGTGACGTTAACGTAATCATCATGGAGTGGAGAAAACTAGCAACTTCAGACTACGCTACCGCAGTGAAGGGAGTGCCTGCAGTGGGCCGTGGGCTGGGACAGTTCCTGGCTTTCCTCAACCGTGAGACAGGAGCACCTTATAACACCATGCACTTAATTGGATTCAGTTTAGGAGGACATGTTGTCGGAAACGCTGGCAGGGAAATTGGAGGAAGAGCAGCTCGTGTTACTG GATTGGACCCAGCTGGACCTTTGTGGAGTAACAACTCAAACCGCCTAAGAGCTAGTGACGCTGTTTATGTCGAGGGTATACACACAGATGGAGGTACCGCAGGACTGGGTATCGGAGCTGCATGTGGTAATGCCGATTTCTTCCCCAACGGTGGAAAATCACAACCAGGATGTGGGACTGGTATTTGTGATCACAATCGTTCTTGGGAACTGTTCGCTGCAACTGTCACCTACAACCATCTAGTCGGTCAGCGATGCTCCAACATGGATCAAGTCAACTCTAATTCATGCACTGGTTCAAAATTGAATATGGGCAACGATATTTTAACGAAATCTGG atctGGCCTCTATCGTCTCAGTACCGGCAGAAAACATCCATTCTAA
- the LOC106712505 gene encoding pancreatic lipase-related protein 2 isoform X3: protein MLQEEKSYPRFIEFPDGDGVMHTVDLEAEPDWGLLEEINRNPDNNRYLLYTRRNPKNAQTLVINNANSVTSSNFNGRLPTVVVVHGWLSNQKSSLNDVIRDAYLAKSDVNVIIMEWRKLATSDYATAVKGVPAVGRGLGQFLAFLNRETGAPYNTMHLIGFSLGGHVVGNAGREIGGRAARVTGLDPAGPLWSNNSNRLRASDAVYVEGIHTDGGTAGLGIGAACGNADFFPNGGKSQPGCGTGICDHNRSWELFAATVTYNHLVGQRCSNMDQVNSNSCTGSKLNMGNDILTKSGSGLYRLSTGRKHPF from the exons ATGCTACAAGAGGAAAAGTCGTATCCTCGATTCATTGAATTCCCCGATGGAGACGGTGTAATGCACACAGTGGATCTAGAAGCTGAACCCGACTGGGGACTTCTAGAAGAGATTAACAGAAACCCAGATAACAACCGTTATCTTCTTTATACCAG ACGGAATCCCAAAAACGCGCAAACATTAGTTATTAACAATGCCAATTCAGTTACGTCATCTAACTTCAATGGACGGTTACCCACCGTTGTCGTCGTCCACGGTTGGCTGAGCAACCAAAAATCTAGCTTAAATGATGTAATTCGTGATG cttACTTAGCAAAAAGTGACGTTAACGTAATCATCATGGAGTGGAGAAAACTAGCAACTTCAGACTACGCTACCGCAGTGAAGGGAGTGCCTGCAGTGGGCCGTGGGCTGGGACAGTTCCTGGCTTTCCTCAACCGTGAGACAGGAGCACCTTATAACACCATGCACTTAATTGGATTCAGTTTAGGAGGACATGTTGTCGGAAACGCTGGCAGGGAAATTGGAGGAAGAGCAGCTCGTGTTACTG GATTGGACCCAGCTGGACCTTTGTGGAGTAACAACTCAAACCGCCTAAGAGCTAGTGACGCTGTTTATGTCGAGGGTATACACACAGATGGAGGTACCGCAGGACTGGGTATCGGAGCTGCATGTGGTAATGCCGATTTCTTCCCCAACGGTGGAAAATCACAACCAGGATGTGGGACTGGTATTTGTGATCACAATCGTTCTTGGGAACTGTTCGCTGCAACTGTCACCTACAACCATCTAGTCGGTCAGCGATGCTCCAACATGGATCAAGTCAACTCTAATTCATGCACTGGTTCAAAATTGAATATGGGCAACGATATTTTAACGAAATCTGG atctGGCCTCTATCGTCTCAGTACCGGCAGAAAACATCCATTCTAA
- the LOC106712512 gene encoding pancreatic lipase-related protein 2, whose product MKLWFILSLFISGYVALPSPVYNEAPYQRYLNFPDAEGILQTIDLEVQPDFQLLNEIENDSANNLYSLFTRANPTSPQTLVMDDAESITASNFNPERPTVVIVHGWVSNQNTGINTVLRDAHLEKADCNVIVLDWEKLASSDYVTASFGVPAVGQGLGRFLAFLNSVTEAPYSSMHLVGFNLGAHIVGNAGKELGGQIARITGLDPSGPLWTGNQNRLNASDAVYVEVIHTDGPSGVNPTYGLGIGIPIGTADFFPNGGYSQPGCLTSICDHNRSWELYRASVTYNHLIGRKCVNMVQMLMNICRGTSFHMGNDNLTKSESGIFRLDTGWRYPY is encoded by the exons ATGAAGTTGTGGTTTATACTGTCGTTATTTATAAGCG gtTACGTCGCTTTGCCGTCGCCAGTGTATAATGAAGCACCTTATCAacgttatttaaactttcCCGACGCGGAAGGTATACTTCAAACAATTGATTTAGAAGTACAACCAGATTTTCAGCTGctaaatgaaattgaaaatgattCCGCGAACAACCTCTATTCATTATTCACGCG TGCAAACCCCACAAGCCCTCAAACGTTGGTCATGGACGATGCAGAATCAATAACTGCATCAAACTTCAATCCCGAACGTCCGACGGTCGTCATCGTTCACGGATGGGTCAGCAATCAAAATACTGGAATCAACACTGTTTTAAGAGAcg cgCATCTCGAAAAAGCGGATTGCAACGTGATCGTATTAGACTGGGAGAAACTCGCCAGTTCTGATTATGTCACAGCTTCGTTCGGCGTGCCCGCAGTGGGACAAGGCTTAGGGAGATTTTTGGCATTTTTGAACTCCGTCACGGAGGCACCTTATTCGTCTATGCATCTGGTTGGCTTCAATCTCGGTGCCCACATCGTAGGTAACGCTGGAAAGGAACTAGGTGGACAGATCGCTCGGATCACAG gCTTAGATCCTTCGGGCCCACTTTGGACTGGTAATCAGAATCGTTTGAATGCTTCCGACGCTGTTTATGTAGAGGTTATCCATACTGATGGACCTTCTGGTGTTAACCCTACCTATGGATTAGGTATCGGTATCCCGATCGGTACTGCCGACTTCTTCCCTAATGGTGGTTATTCCCAACCTGGTTGTTTGACCAGTATTTGTGACCACAATCGATCGTGGGAACTGTACCGTGCTAGCGTAACCTACAACCATCTAATTGGACGCAAATGCGTCAATATGGTGCAAATGTTAATGAACATATGCCGAGGAACTAGTTTCCACATGGGTAATGACAACTTGACAAAGTCTGA aTCTGGAATATTCCGCCTGGACACAGGATGGAGATATCCGTATTAA
- the LOC106712508 gene encoding pancreatic triacylglycerol lipase, protein MQASVMKHFITYLLCLHTCSAAFGNFDFLKLFNGTANNEFGIIKFPDEKGTVHVFNSTAKPNSKWLFNIGKFTNKYYLYTRANPQYEELIMDDISSITDSNFNTSNPTVVIVHGWTGNRDSNINIALRGAFTMIGDYNVIVLDWGKVAGKDYITSVEAVPRVGRYLGKFLSFLTSVTNVSISSLHLVGHSLGAHVVGNAGKELGGQVGRITGLDPAGPLWSLNSKRLSETDAIYVEALHTNAGFFGILEAVGRTDFYANGGFDQPGCLTDICSHERASKVFASSLMFDNLVGYQCASLLQFTLDMCYGSTLNFGNDKLIKSG, encoded by the exons ATGCAAGCATCCGTCATGAAACATTTCATTACTTATTTGCTCTGTTTACATACGTGCAGCGCGG catTCGGAAATTTCgactttttgaaattatttaacggAACAGCAAACAATGAATttggaataataaaattccCGGACGAGAAAGGCACGGTGCACGTTTTTAACAGTACAGCTAAACCTAATTCAAAATGGCTATTCAATATTGGAaaatttaccaataaatactatttgtaTACTcg GGCAAATCCTCAATACGAAGAGTTAATAATGGACGATATCAGCTCTATAACAGATTCTAACTTCAATACAAGCAATCCAACTGTAGTGATAGTACACGGCTGGACGGGAAATCGAGActctaatattaatattgcattACGCGgtg CGTTCACAATGATAGGGGACTACAATGTCATAGTGTTAGACTGGGGTAAAGTCGCCGGCAAGGATTACATAACCTCGGTAGAAGCCGTTCCTAGAGTTGGCAGATATTTGGGCAAATTCTTATCATTTTTGACTTCTGTCACTAATGTTTCCATAAGTTCACTACATTTAGTAGGACATAGTTTGGGTGCCCATGTTGTCGGAAATGCTGGGAAAGAACTAGGAGGACAAGTTGGTCGAATAACAG GTCTAGATCCGGCTGGTCCTTTATGGAGTTTGAATAGCAAGCGCTTGAGTGAAACTGACGCAATATACGTCGAGGCCCTTCATACAAATGCTGGATTTTTTGGAATCCTCGAAGCCGTCGGTAGAACTGATTTCTACGCGAATGGTGGTTTCGATCAACCTGGCTGTCTCACAGATATTTGCAGTCATGAACGAGCTTCGAAAGTCTTTGCTAGTTCACTCATGTTTGATAATTTGGTCGGCTACCAATGCGCGTCGCTTTTGCAGTTCACACTTGATATGTGTTATGGATCTACTTTGAATTTTggaaatgataaattaataaaaagcgGGTaa